One region of Agrobacterium tumefaciens genomic DNA includes:
- a CDS encoding nitrite/sulfite reductase — protein sequence MYRYDEFDHAFVEGRVAQFRDQVERRLSGELAEDAFKPLRLMNGVYLQLHAYMLRVAIPYGTLNSQQMRMLAHIARKYDRGYGHFTTRQNIQYNWPRLSDTPDILSELASVEMHALQTSGNCIRNVTADHFAGAAADEVADPRPYAEILRQWSSVHPEFSFLPRKFKIAVTGAERDRAAIQVHDIGLHLKKNDKGEIGFAVYVGGGQGRTPMIAKKIRDFLPEEDLLSYTTAVMRVYNLHGRRDNKYKARIKILVHETGAEELARQVEVEFAELKNTELKLPDADIAAITAYFAPPALKDRPEGWESLARWKRADEGFARFVEQNVQPHKHPDYGMVTISLKPIGGIPGDATDEQMELVADIAAEYAFDEIRISHEQNIILPHVALADLEPIYRALVGAGLATANAGLITDIIACPGLDYCALANARSIPVAQEISTRFGAPERQAEIGELKIKISGCINACGHHHVGHIGLLGVEKKGAELYQITLGGSGDENTSIGEIIGRGFEPEKVTDAVETIVDTYLGLRLSKEETFLEAYRRVGPQPFKDALYGSAAEAA from the coding sequence ATGTACCGTTACGACGAGTTCGATCACGCATTTGTTGAAGGCCGCGTGGCACAGTTTCGCGATCAGGTCGAGCGCCGGTTGTCCGGCGAGCTTGCTGAGGACGCGTTCAAGCCGCTGCGCCTTATGAACGGTGTCTATCTCCAGCTCCATGCCTATATGCTGCGCGTCGCCATTCCTTACGGCACGCTGAATTCGCAGCAGATGCGGATGCTGGCCCATATCGCCCGCAAATATGACCGGGGTTACGGCCACTTCACCACCCGCCAGAACATTCAGTACAACTGGCCGCGCCTGTCCGACACGCCCGATATCCTCTCCGAACTGGCAAGCGTGGAAATGCATGCGCTGCAGACCTCGGGTAACTGCATTCGCAACGTGACCGCCGACCATTTCGCGGGCGCCGCCGCAGACGAGGTCGCCGATCCGCGTCCTTATGCGGAAATCCTGCGTCAATGGTCTTCCGTGCATCCGGAGTTCTCGTTCCTGCCGCGCAAGTTCAAAATCGCTGTAACGGGCGCCGAGCGCGACCGCGCCGCGATTCAGGTTCACGATATCGGCCTGCATCTGAAAAAGAACGACAAGGGCGAGATCGGTTTTGCCGTCTATGTCGGCGGCGGGCAGGGCCGTACGCCGATGATCGCCAAGAAGATCCGCGACTTCCTGCCGGAAGAAGACCTGCTGTCCTATACCACGGCCGTCATGCGCGTTTATAACCTGCACGGCCGCCGCGACAACAAGTACAAGGCGCGTATCAAGATCCTCGTGCATGAAACCGGCGCAGAAGAACTGGCCCGCCAGGTCGAGGTCGAATTCGCGGAGCTGAAAAACACGGAATTGAAGCTGCCGGATGCCGATATTGCCGCCATCACCGCCTATTTCGCACCGCCGGCACTGAAGGACCGTCCTGAAGGCTGGGAGAGCCTGGCGCGCTGGAAGCGGGCGGATGAAGGTTTTGCCCGTTTTGTCGAGCAGAACGTCCAGCCGCATAAGCATCCGGACTACGGCATGGTGACGATTTCCCTGAAGCCGATTGGCGGCATTCCCGGCGATGCGACCGACGAGCAGATGGAACTCGTCGCCGATATCGCCGCCGAATACGCGTTTGACGAAATCCGCATCAGCCACGAGCAGAACATCATCCTGCCGCATGTGGCACTGGCCGATCTCGAGCCGATCTATCGCGCACTTGTAGGAGCTGGACTGGCGACTGCCAATGCCGGGCTGATCACCGATATCATTGCCTGTCCCGGGCTGGACTATTGCGCGCTTGCCAATGCGCGCTCCATTCCGGTGGCGCAGGAAATCTCCACCCGTTTTGGCGCGCCGGAACGTCAGGCGGAAATCGGCGAGCTTAAGATCAAGATATCCGGCTGCATCAATGCCTGCGGCCACCACCATGTCGGCCATATCGGCCTTCTGGGTGTTGAGAAGAAGGGTGCGGAACTCTACCAGATCACGCTTGGCGGATCGGGTGATGAAAACACCTCGATTGGTGAGATCATTGGCCGTGGTTTCGAGCCGGAAAAAGTCACCGACGCGGTGGAAACTATCGTCGACACCTATCTGGGCTTGCGTCTTTCGAAGGAAGAAACCTTCCTCGAAGCCTATCGCCGCGTCGGACCGCAGCCGTTCAAGGATGCGCTCTACGGTTCCGCCGCTGAAGCCGCCTGA
- a CDS encoding ferredoxin--NADP reductase, translated as MNAPAKTEDFAIKIPDGVYAETVLSVEHYTDHLFRFRMTRPAGFRFRSGEFAMIGLMVGEKPIYRAYSIASPAWDEELEFFSIKVPDGPLTSHLQAIKPGDTVLMRKKPTGTLVLDALTPGRRLYMFSTGTGIAPFASLIRDPETYEKFEEVILTHTCRDVAELKYGFDLVEEIRNHEFLNEIVGDKLKHYATVTREDYPFKGRITSLIENGKLFADLGVPALDPAIDRGMICGSSAMLKDTKELLEKAGLNEGANNKPAEFVIERAFVG; from the coding sequence ATGAACGCGCCAGCCAAGACGGAAGATTTCGCGATCAAGATACCTGATGGTGTTTACGCCGAGACAGTTTTGTCGGTGGAGCACTATACGGATCACCTGTTCCGTTTCCGCATGACGCGTCCGGCCGGCTTCCGCTTCCGCTCCGGCGAATTCGCCATGATCGGCCTGATGGTCGGCGAAAAGCCGATCTACCGCGCTTATTCCATCGCCAGCCCTGCCTGGGACGAGGAACTCGAATTCTTCTCGATCAAGGTTCCGGATGGCCCGTTGACCTCGCATCTTCAGGCGATCAAGCCCGGTGATACCGTGCTTATGCGCAAGAAGCCGACAGGAACTCTGGTTCTGGATGCCCTGACACCAGGCAGACGGCTCTATATGTTCTCGACCGGCACCGGCATTGCACCTTTCGCAAGCCTGATCCGCGATCCAGAGACCTATGAAAAGTTCGAAGAGGTCATCCTCACCCATACCTGCCGCGATGTGGCCGAACTGAAATACGGTTTCGATCTGGTCGAGGAAATCAGGAACCATGAATTCCTGAACGAGATCGTCGGCGACAAGCTCAAGCACTATGCGACTGTCACGCGCGAGGATTATCCCTTCAAGGGCCGCATCACCTCGCTGATTGAGAACGGCAAGCTGTTTGCGGATCTGGGTGTTCCCGCACTCGATCCCGCGATCGATCGCGGCATGATCTGCGGTTCTTCGGCCATGCTGAAGGACACGAAGGAGCTTCTTGAAAAGGCCGGCCTTAACGAAGGTGCGAACAACAAGCCTGCCGAGTTCGTCATCGAGCGCGCTTTCGTCGGATAA
- the hflX gene encoding GTPase HflX, with protein sequence MRSAANSFLDKAEPITTRDTSNESIIPEQEKHRDDMRAVVIVPVLKQQRESRDAVAGPVSPVRSVEAKLEEAKGLALAIDLEVTQGLVVPVNQPRPATLFGTGKIEEIGHLLDETNSGLVIVDHPLTPVQQRNLEKQWNAKVIDRTGLILEIFGRRASTKEGTLQVDLAHLNYQKGRLVRSWTHLERQRGGAGFMGGPGETQIEADRRLLQDRIVKLERELEQVVRTRQLHRAKRRKVPHPIVALVGYTNAGKSTLFNRITGAGVLAEDMLFATLDPTLRRMKLPHGRTVILSDTVGFISDLPTHLVAAFRATLEEVLEADLILHVRDMSDPDNAAQSADVLRILGDLGIDEKEAEKRIIEVWNKVDRLEPEAHDAIIERAEGRSDIRAVSAVTGEGVDALMDEISGRLSGVLTETTVVLSVEQLPLISWVYSNSIVDSREDNEDGSVSLDVRLSEAQATELERKLGKATIREREDWEQ encoded by the coding sequence ATGCGGTCGGCTGCAAATTCATTTCTTGATAAGGCTGAACCCATTACGACGCGCGACACCTCGAACGAATCGATCATCCCCGAACAGGAAAAGCACCGCGACGACATGCGTGCGGTGGTCATCGTGCCTGTCCTCAAGCAGCAGCGCGAAAGCCGTGATGCGGTGGCGGGTCCGGTTTCTCCTGTACGGTCCGTTGAGGCCAAGCTTGAGGAAGCAAAGGGGCTGGCGCTCGCCATTGATCTTGAGGTGACGCAAGGTCTTGTCGTGCCGGTCAACCAGCCGCGTCCGGCGACTTTGTTTGGAACCGGCAAGATCGAGGAAATCGGCCATCTTCTGGATGAAACCAATTCCGGTCTGGTGATCGTCGATCATCCTTTGACCCCGGTGCAGCAGCGCAATCTTGAAAAGCAGTGGAATGCCAAGGTCATCGACAGGACGGGCCTGATCCTCGAAATCTTCGGCCGCCGTGCCTCCACCAAGGAAGGCACGTTGCAGGTCGATCTTGCGCATCTGAACTATCAGAAGGGCCGCCTCGTCAGAAGCTGGACCCACCTTGAACGCCAGCGTGGTGGCGCGGGCTTCATGGGCGGTCCGGGTGAAACGCAGATCGAGGCCGACCGTCGGCTGCTGCAGGATCGCATCGTCAAGCTCGAGCGCGAGCTGGAGCAGGTCGTGCGCACCCGCCAGCTTCACCGCGCCAAGCGCCGCAAGGTGCCGCACCCGATCGTGGCGCTGGTCGGTTATACCAATGCCGGCAAGTCCACCCTCTTCAATCGCATTACCGGTGCTGGCGTTCTGGCGGAAGACATGCTGTTCGCAACGCTCGATCCGACCTTGCGCCGCATGAAGCTGCCGCATGGCCGCACGGTTATCCTGTCCGATACCGTCGGTTTCATCTCCGATCTGCCGACGCATCTCGTCGCCGCTTTCCGCGCAACGCTGGAAGAGGTGCTGGAAGCCGATCTTATTTTGCACGTGCGCGACATGTCCGATCCGGATAATGCCGCCCAGTCGGCCGATGTGCTGCGCATTCTTGGCGATCTCGGCATCGACGAAAAGGAAGCCGAAAAGCGCATCATCGAGGTCTGGAACAAGGTCGATCGTCTCGAACCCGAAGCGCATGACGCCATCATTGAACGTGCCGAGGGCCGCTCCGATATTCGTGCCGTTTCGGCGGTCACGGGCGAGGGCGTAGATGCCCTGATGGACGAGATTTCCGGCCGTCTGTCAGGTGTCCTGACGGAAACGACTGTAGTCCTCTCCGTCGAGCAATTGCCGCTGATCTCATGGGTCTACAGCAACTCCATCGTGGATAGCCGCGAAGACAATGAGGACGGTTCTGTTTCCCTTGATGTGCGCCTGTCGGAAGCGCAGGCCACCGAGCTGGAACGGAAGCTTGGAAAGGCAACCATCCGCGAGCGGGAAGACTGGGAGCAGTAA
- a CDS encoding deaminase, with protein sequence MTSSTIAARLLDVIEHDILPLTARGVSLGNKVFGAAILRKSDLSLVIAETNNELENPLWHGEVHALKRFYELGEKPNTKELIFLSTHEPCTMCMSAITWAGFDNFYSFFSHEDSRDAFAIPHDLKILKEVFGLEPGGYRRSNAFWNSFFIADLVESEDDPLKTELKAQTARIKAAYDELSTSYQSSKSGNDIPLN encoded by the coding sequence TTGACCAGCTCGACCATCGCCGCCCGTCTTCTCGATGTCATCGAACACGATATCCTGCCCCTGACGGCGCGCGGCGTCAGCCTCGGCAACAAGGTTTTCGGTGCGGCGATCCTGCGTAAATCCGACCTGTCGCTGGTGATCGCGGAGACGAATAACGAGCTGGAAAACCCGCTCTGGCATGGCGAAGTGCACGCGCTTAAGCGGTTTTACGAGCTGGGTGAGAAGCCGAACACCAAGGAATTGATTTTCCTTTCCACCCATGAACCCTGCACCATGTGCATGTCCGCCATCACCTGGGCCGGCTTCGACAATTTCTACTCCTTTTTCAGCCACGAGGATTCGCGCGACGCTTTCGCCATTCCGCACGACCTGAAAATCCTCAAGGAAGTTTTCGGGCTGGAGCCGGGCGGGTATCGCCGCAGCAACGCCTTCTGGAACTCTTTCTTCATTGCCGATCTGGTGGAGAGCGAAGACGATCCGCTGAAGACCGAGCTGAAGGCGCAGACGGCCCGCATCAAGGCTGCCTATGACGAGCTTTCCACCAGCTATCAGTCATCGAAGAGCGGCAACGATATTCCGCTGAACTAG
- a CDS encoding endonuclease/exonuclease/phosphatase family protein, whose protein sequence is MRLICLNGWGGKLHDELVPYISASDPDILCLQEVVHTPAAEEDWLSYRDDGRDLPQRANFLRDVEEALPDHLAIFCPASQGDLWHGETRYPSQWGLATFVRKSIAIVAQAQGFVHGCFSANGYGDHPRSRTGHAVRVFDFTTGQPAVIAHMHGLRDPNGKHDIPARLMQAKRLVKLVKDIAEDGDRIIVCGDFNVLPESDTFTVLKELDLIELVTTRGFTDTCTSHYAKQNRFADYMLVNPVVQVDHFDVVRQPEVSDHCPLLLEFS, encoded by the coding sequence ATGCGTTTGATTTGCCTGAATGGTTGGGGCGGAAAGCTCCATGACGAGCTTGTTCCCTATATCTCCGCGTCCGATCCCGACATTCTATGTTTGCAGGAAGTGGTGCATACACCGGCAGCCGAAGAGGACTGGCTGAGCTATCGCGATGACGGTAGGGATCTGCCGCAAAGGGCGAACTTTCTTCGCGATGTCGAAGAAGCCCTACCCGATCATCTGGCAATCTTTTGCCCGGCGTCACAGGGTGACCTCTGGCACGGGGAGACACGATATCCCTCTCAATGGGGGCTGGCGACTTTCGTGCGTAAATCCATCGCGATTGTTGCGCAGGCTCAAGGTTTTGTGCACGGCTGCTTTTCTGCGAATGGATACGGAGATCACCCGCGTTCGCGCACGGGCCATGCTGTCAGGGTTTTCGACTTCACGACCGGCCAGCCAGCCGTCATCGCCCATATGCATGGGCTGCGTGACCCCAACGGTAAACACGATATTCCCGCCCGTCTGATGCAGGCAAAACGCCTCGTGAAACTCGTCAAAGACATCGCGGAGGATGGTGACCGGATCATCGTGTGCGGCGATTTTAATGTTCTGCCTGAGAGCGACACCTTCACGGTATTGAAGGAACTGGATCTCATCGAACTCGTCACGACACGTGGTTTCACAGACACGTGCACCTCGCATTATGCCAAACAAAACCGTTTTGCAGATTACATGCTGGTCAACCCAGTTGTGCAGGTCGATCATTTCGATGTGGTGAGACAGCCAGAAGTCTCGGATCATTGCCCCTTGCTGCTCGAATTCAGCTAG
- a CDS encoding MFS transporter yields the protein MFLASVDQFLITYRIFFGAYFMTTIGVLAPRGSLPSGGLPRSGGMSDRTLFALAALNFFLADARDGLGPFLDAFLATQGWSSLSLGMIATVGGLVGLLATPLCGALVDGTTWKRTLIAIPVVLVTVGALITLIFPDAWIVWTGQIMTAVVGAVVGPALAGLTLGLVGERLFSRQISRNEFWNHGGNFASLFATYVAVSFFGLHGVIGLMLLTAAGALVAAAAIDPDRIDHKVARGLGEDKGEPGPSGINVLLHERGLIFLAIILLIFHFGNAPMGRLIAQNFAIELQTPFRTTAIITGVAQFAMIFVAALAPWLIRRFGLATVFLIALAALPIRGLLASAFTDFWVIFPVQLLDGIGAGLLGIVTPVAAERILKGTGRFNVGLASVMMVQGIVASLSNVVAGWLVTKGGYALSHLVGGGISAIAIALFFIYRNEIAPKQADEVLPQ from the coding sequence ATGTTTCTCGCCAGCGTCGATCAATTTCTGATCACCTACCGCATATTTTTCGGAGCATATTTCATGACGACGATCGGCGTTTTGGCACCGCGCGGCAGCCTCCCCTCCGGCGGTCTGCCTCGCAGCGGTGGTATGTCAGACCGCACGCTTTTTGCCCTTGCGGCGCTTAATTTCTTTCTGGCCGATGCCCGCGACGGGCTAGGGCCGTTCCTGGACGCATTTTTGGCGACACAGGGCTGGTCATCGCTTTCGCTGGGGATGATTGCCACGGTCGGTGGCCTTGTCGGTCTGCTTGCCACACCGCTCTGCGGCGCGTTGGTGGACGGCACGACGTGGAAAAGAACGTTGATTGCCATCCCCGTCGTTCTCGTCACCGTCGGCGCGCTGATTACGCTGATCTTTCCCGATGCGTGGATCGTCTGGACCGGCCAGATCATGACTGCGGTTGTCGGCGCGGTCGTTGGACCGGCTCTGGCCGGACTGACGCTTGGTCTGGTCGGTGAACGCCTGTTCTCCCGTCAGATATCGCGAAACGAATTCTGGAACCATGGCGGCAATTTCGCATCGCTCTTCGCCACTTACGTTGCCGTTTCCTTCTTCGGCCTGCATGGCGTCATCGGACTGATGCTTCTGACGGCTGCCGGCGCACTTGTTGCCGCCGCCGCCATCGACCCCGACAGGATCGACCACAAGGTGGCGCGAGGCCTTGGCGAAGACAAGGGCGAACCGGGACCTTCAGGCATCAATGTGCTGCTTCACGAACGCGGTCTGATATTCCTCGCGATCATTCTTCTTATCTTCCACTTCGGCAACGCGCCGATGGGGCGGCTTATCGCGCAGAATTTCGCCATCGAACTGCAGACACCATTCCGCACGACAGCGATCATTACTGGCGTCGCGCAATTCGCCATGATCTTCGTTGCGGCCCTGGCGCCGTGGCTGATCCGTCGCTTCGGTCTTGCGACGGTGTTCCTGATCGCGCTTGCCGCCCTGCCTATCCGCGGTCTGCTGGCATCCGCCTTCACGGATTTCTGGGTAATCTTTCCGGTACAGCTGCTTGACGGTATCGGTGCAGGCCTTCTGGGCATCGTGACGCCTGTGGCCGCCGAACGCATTCTCAAGGGAACCGGCCGGTTCAATGTCGGCCTTGCAAGCGTCATGATGGTGCAAGGCATTGTTGCGTCCCTCAGCAACGTTGTTGCCGGCTGGCTGGTAACCAAAGGCGGTTACGCCCTTTCGCACTTGGTCGGCGGCGGCATATCGGCCATCGCCATCGCTCTCTTCTTCATCTACCGAAACGAGATCGCCCCGAAGCAGGCCGACGAAGTACTGCCTCAGTAA
- a CDS encoding DUF934 domain-containing protein gives MTKIWNRDGFVENDPWVIETEEVKATAEQKPVLSLADFLVRAAESNDVGLGVLIAPSDDVTRLEPYLDRIDLVAVSFPAFNDGRGFSHASLLRSRLDFAGEVRAVGDVLIDQVPLMLRTGFTSFAVTNETAIRRLSENRLPEIPVYYQPTALPANGGEAYSWRRRAAQ, from the coding sequence ATGACGAAAATCTGGAACCGCGACGGCTTCGTGGAAAACGATCCCTGGGTGATCGAAACGGAAGAGGTGAAGGCAACTGCCGAGCAGAAACCGGTGCTGTCGCTCGCTGATTTCCTTGTCCGTGCGGCTGAAAGCAATGATGTCGGCCTCGGCGTTCTGATTGCGCCTTCCGACGATGTCACCCGGCTCGAGCCCTATCTCGACCGCATCGACCTTGTCGCCGTCAGCTTCCCGGCCTTCAATGACGGGCGGGGTTTCAGCCATGCCTCGTTGCTGCGCAGCCGTCTTGATTTTGCCGGTGAGGTGAGGGCGGTTGGCGATGTTTTGATCGACCAGGTGCCGCTGATGCTGCGCACCGGCTTTACCAGCTTTGCGGTGACGAACGAGACGGCGATCCGCCGCCTGTCCGAAAATCGCCTGCCGGAAATCCCGGTCTATTACCAGCCGACGGCCCTTCCGGCCAACGGTGGAGAGGCCTATAGCTGGCGCCGCCGTGCGGCCCAATGA
- the mazG gene encoding nucleoside triphosphate pyrophosphohydrolase, producing the protein MEASKDISRLIEIMEALRQPETGCPWDVVQTFETIKPYTIEEAYEVADAIERRDMDDLCEELGDLLLQVVFHARIAEERGEFAFGDVVEAVTSKMIRRHPHVFAVSAANTPDSVKLQWDQIKAEEKRERAERRARRGITEDFKAGFLGSVQRSQPALTEALKLQEQAARVGFDWSDPAPILDKIEEEIAELREALAEGKPEKVSDELGDLIFALVNIGRHVKADPEDALRGTNTKFRRRFNHIETSLTENGETLQEASLERMEDLWQAAKRIERSLDMVSS; encoded by the coding sequence ATGGAAGCCTCGAAGGATATTTCCCGCCTGATCGAGATCATGGAAGCCCTGCGCCAGCCGGAAACCGGCTGCCCCTGGGATGTCGTCCAGACCTTCGAGACGATCAAGCCTTACACCATCGAAGAGGCTTATGAGGTTGCCGACGCCATCGAGCGCAGGGATATGGACGATCTTTGCGAAGAACTGGGCGACCTGTTGCTGCAGGTGGTTTTCCATGCCCGCATCGCCGAGGAACGGGGCGAATTCGCCTTTGGTGACGTGGTTGAGGCCGTGACGTCCAAAATGATCCGCCGCCATCCGCACGTCTTTGCCGTTTCCGCCGCCAATACGCCTGACAGCGTCAAGCTGCAATGGGACCAGATCAAGGCCGAGGAAAAGCGCGAGCGTGCGGAACGCCGCGCCCGCCGCGGTATCACCGAGGATTTCAAGGCCGGCTTTTTAGGCAGTGTGCAGCGTAGCCAGCCGGCTCTGACCGAGGCTCTGAAGTTGCAGGAACAGGCTGCGCGTGTCGGTTTCGATTGGTCGGATCCAGCCCCCATTCTCGACAAGATCGAGGAGGAAATCGCCGAACTGCGTGAAGCGCTGGCGGAGGGAAAGCCGGAGAAGGTCTCTGATGAACTTGGCGATCTCATCTTCGCGCTGGTCAATATCGGCCGCCATGTCAAAGCCGATCCGGAAGACGCGCTGCGCGGCACCAATACGAAATTCCGCAGGCGTTTCAATCACATCGAGACGTCGCTCACCGAAAATGGCGAAACGCTTCAGGAAGCGAGCCTTGAGAGAATGGAAGACCTGTGGCAGGCGGCAAAGCGCATAGAACGCTCGCTGGATATGGTTTCGTCCTGA
- a CDS encoding DUF2849 domain-containing protein, translating to MADKVLTANRLGDGIAVWLDANGEWTENLQDAIVARHAEAVASFEEIGKRDFSANKVVDVNVIDVVEENGKLWPTRLRERIRAAGPTMHYANGFKPADAAFIAV from the coding sequence ATGGCTGACAAGGTTTTGACCGCCAACCGCCTGGGCGATGGGATCGCTGTATGGCTCGATGCCAATGGCGAATGGACGGAGAACCTGCAGGACGCAATCGTCGCCCGCCACGCAGAGGCCGTCGCTTCGTTCGAGGAAATCGGCAAGCGGGATTTTTCCGCCAACAAGGTCGTTGACGTGAATGTCATCGACGTGGTGGAGGAGAATGGCAAGCTTTGGCCGACGCGGCTTCGTGAGCGCATTCGCGCCGCTGGCCCGACCATGCACTATGCCAACGGCTTCAAGCCGGCCGATGCAGCATTCATCGCAGTCTGA
- the cysG gene encoding siroheme synthase CysG, with amino-acid sequence MHNEHDFSASGDRLSTFPAFFRVEGRQVAVFGNGDEAFAKVRLLANTNAHIIAYADQPEADFARYISENGIDHRALGFASQLIEGVTLVFAATGDEVLDREIVLAARAKKIPANAVDQPEFCDFFTPALVARAPVAIAIGTEGAGPVLAQMIRARIDQMLSPSLGKLARLAVQYRDAAEQNVPKGALRRNFWRRFFSGAVADAVALGDTSSARHAADRLLQSPERSEGRVWLVGAGPGAEDLLTLRAQRVLMEADVIVYDALVPQAIVDMGRRDAERLSVGKRKGCHSKSQDEINRLLVRLGKDGKRVVRLKSGDPLVYGRAGEEMAALRDAGIGYEIVPGITSAFAAAADFELPLTLRGVASSLIFTTGHDLTGDVLPDWARLAVSGATIAVYMGRSVAASVATRLIEAGLGVETTVAVIENASRADRRLLHGTLNDLPDLEHRDELTGPVMVIIGDAVAGANFDRSEALALVARPANLKREYANG; translated from the coding sequence ATGCACAACGAACATGATTTTTCCGCTTCTGGCGATCGCCTTTCGACCTTCCCCGCGTTCTTCCGGGTTGAGGGACGGCAGGTCGCTGTTTTCGGCAATGGTGACGAGGCCTTTGCGAAGGTAAGGCTGCTTGCCAATACCAATGCACATATCATTGCTTATGCCGACCAGCCGGAAGCAGATTTTGCGCGCTATATCAGCGAAAACGGCATCGATCATCGGGCTTTGGGTTTCGCAAGCCAGCTGATTGAAGGCGTGACGCTGGTTTTTGCCGCCACTGGGGACGAGGTACTGGACCGTGAGATCGTTTTGGCTGCGCGCGCCAAGAAAATCCCCGCCAATGCGGTGGATCAGCCGGAGTTCTGCGATTTCTTCACGCCGGCACTCGTCGCCCGCGCACCCGTCGCCATAGCCATTGGCACCGAAGGCGCCGGCCCGGTTCTTGCCCAGATGATCCGCGCACGTATCGATCAGATGCTGTCTCCGTCGCTGGGCAAGCTTGCGCGTCTCGCCGTGCAATATCGTGACGCCGCCGAGCAGAATGTTCCCAAGGGCGCGTTGCGGCGCAATTTCTGGCGCCGGTTCTTTTCCGGTGCTGTCGCAGATGCCGTCGCTCTCGGCGATACATCATCCGCCCGCCATGCCGCTGACCGTTTGCTGCAATCGCCCGAGCGCAGCGAAGGCCGCGTCTGGCTTGTGGGCGCTGGTCCCGGTGCTGAAGATTTGCTGACGCTGCGCGCGCAGCGCGTGCTGATGGAAGCGGATGTGATCGTCTATGATGCGCTAGTGCCGCAGGCAATCGTTGACATGGGGCGCCGCGACGCCGAGCGGCTGTCCGTCGGCAAACGCAAGGGCTGCCACAGCAAGTCGCAGGATGAGATCAACCGCCTGCTGGTGCGTCTTGGTAAAGACGGCAAGCGCGTCGTGCGCCTCAAATCCGGTGATCCGCTGGTCTATGGCCGGGCGGGAGAGGAAATGGCGGCGCTGCGCGATGCCGGTATCGGTTACGAGATCGTTCCGGGCATTACCTCCGCCTTCGCCGCTGCTGCGGATTTCGAATTGCCCTTGACGCTGCGCGGTGTCGCTTCGTCGCTGATTTTCACCACCGGCCACGATCTGACCGGCGATGTCCTGCCGGACTGGGCGCGGCTTGCCGTCTCCGGCGCTACCATTGCTGTCTATATGGGCCGCAGCGTTGCCGCGTCGGTCGCGACGAGGCTGATAGAGGCAGGTCTCGGCGTGGAAACGACCGTAGCCGTTATCGAAAATGCCAGCCGCGCGGATCGCCGCCTGCTGCATGGCACTTTGAACGATCTGCCCGACCTCGAACATCGCGACGAACTGACCGGTCCGGTCATGGTCATTATCGGCGATGCGGTGGCGGGCGCCAATTTTGACAGGTCCGAGGCGCTCGCGCTTGTTGCGCGGCCAGCGAACCTTAAAAGGGAGTATGCAAATGGCTGA